One genomic window of Paraburkholderia acidiphila includes the following:
- a CDS encoding ubiquinone biosynthesis accessory factor UbiJ, with protein sequence MTLAAKPFAAAVNHLLARETWARERLAPYAGKTARLTCPPVVLTLLVQPDGYLGAVEDHDAGDVDVTLSLPAGALSSFVQGGQAAVMKHVKIEGDAEFAQVIGKLAEHLRWEPEEDLAKLIGDAPASRIATLARAAGEQALRTGRNVLGSVTEYLLDENPQLVRRAELDGFNEELSRARDALARVEKRIERLEQKSPAGGGSQSAAPYGSR encoded by the coding sequence ATGACTCTTGCCGCCAAGCCCTTCGCTGCCGCCGTCAATCACCTGCTCGCCCGTGAAACGTGGGCACGCGAGCGTCTCGCCCCGTATGCCGGCAAGACGGCGCGCCTCACGTGCCCGCCTGTCGTGCTCACGCTGCTCGTGCAGCCGGACGGCTATCTGGGCGCGGTCGAGGACCACGATGCGGGCGATGTCGATGTGACGCTTTCGCTGCCCGCGGGCGCGCTCTCGTCGTTCGTGCAGGGCGGCCAGGCGGCCGTCATGAAGCACGTCAAGATCGAGGGCGATGCCGAGTTCGCGCAGGTCATCGGCAAGCTCGCCGAGCATCTGCGCTGGGAACCCGAAGAGGACCTCGCGAAGCTGATTGGCGACGCGCCGGCTTCACGCATCGCCACGCTCGCGCGCGCCGCAGGCGAACAGGCACTGCGCACCGGCCGCAACGTGCTCGGCTCGGTCACGGAATATCTGCTCGACGAAAATCCGCAGCTCGTGCGGCGCGCCGAGCTCGACGGTTTCAATGAGGAACTGTCGCGCGCACGCGATGCGCTGGCGCGCGTGGAAAAGCGCATCGAGCGACTCGAACAAAAATCACCGGCCGGCGGCGGGAGCCAGAGCGCTGCGCCGTACGGCTCGCGCTAG